In Cyclopterus lumpus isolate fCycLum1 chromosome 17, fCycLum1.pri, whole genome shotgun sequence, a genomic segment contains:
- the ctdsplb gene encoding CTD (carboxy-terminal domain, RNA polymerase II, polypeptide A) small phosphatase-like b isoform X2 produces MDHMSIITQVSNPKDEEIQAFNQEKASQSNSSLKKQRSRSIFSTFFCCFRNYNVDTPAANTNTSSLPPPVEENGSPPKPPAKYLLPEMLISDYGKKCVVIDLDETLVHSSFKPISNADFIVPVEIDGTVHQVYVLKRPHVDEFLQKMGELFECVLFTASLAKYADPVADLLDQWGVFRERLFRESCVFHRGNYVKDLSRLGRELSNVIIVDNSPASYIFHPENAVPVQSWFDDMNDTELLELLPFFEGLSKEEEVYGVLQNLRGR; encoded by the exons CGTCCCAGTCGAACAGCAGCCTGAAGAAGCAGAGGAGCCGGAGCATCTTCAGCAccttcttctgctgcttccGCAACTACAATGTGGACACGCCAGCcgccaacaccaacaccagctcCCTGCCTCCACCGGTTGAGGAGAATGGATCTCCTCCCAAG CCACCAGCCAAATACCTCCTACCAGAGATGCTAATATCTGACTACGGCAAAAAGTGTGTGGTGATTGACTTGGATGAAACGCTCGTCCACAGCTCATTCAAG CCCATCAGCAATGCCGACTTTATCGTCCCGGTGGAGATAGACGGTACTGTTCATCAG GTGTATGTGCTGAAACGACCCCATGTGGACGAGTTCCTCCAAAAGATGGGGGAGCTGTTTGAATGTGTCCTCTTTACAGCCAGTCTTGCCAAG TATGCAGACCCTGTGGCAGACTTGCTGGATCAGTGGGGCGTGTTCCGAGAGCGACTCTTTAGAGAATCCTGCGTTTTTCACAGAGGGAACTACGTCAAAGACCTCAGTCGGCTGGGACGAGAGCTCAGCAATGTTATCATTGTTGACAATTCGCCCGCCTCTTACATTTTCCACCCAGAAAATGCT GTCCCCGTCCAATCCTGGTTTGACGATATGAATGACACGGAGCTCCTGGAACTGCTGCCTTTCTTCGAGGGACTTAGcaaagaagaagaggtttacggGGTCCTGCAGAATCTGAGAGGCAGGTAG
- the ctdsplb gene encoding CTD (carboxy-terminal domain, RNA polymerase II, polypeptide A) small phosphatase-like b isoform X1, giving the protein MDHMSIITQVSNPKDEEIQAFNQEKASQSNSSLKKQRSRSIFSTFFCCFRNYNVDTPAANTNTSSLPPPVEENGSPPKCDQVEVIPVPSPPAKYLLPEMLISDYGKKCVVIDLDETLVHSSFKPISNADFIVPVEIDGTVHQVYVLKRPHVDEFLQKMGELFECVLFTASLAKYADPVADLLDQWGVFRERLFRESCVFHRGNYVKDLSRLGRELSNVIIVDNSPASYIFHPENAVPVQSWFDDMNDTELLELLPFFEGLSKEEEVYGVLQNLRGR; this is encoded by the exons CGTCCCAGTCGAACAGCAGCCTGAAGAAGCAGAGGAGCCGGAGCATCTTCAGCAccttcttctgctgcttccGCAACTACAATGTGGACACGCCAGCcgccaacaccaacaccagctcCCTGCCTCCACCGGTTGAGGAGAATGGATCTCCTCCCAAG tgtgaccaGGTCGAGGTCATCCCTGTACCTAGT CCACCAGCCAAATACCTCCTACCAGAGATGCTAATATCTGACTACGGCAAAAAGTGTGTGGTGATTGACTTGGATGAAACGCTCGTCCACAGCTCATTCAAG CCCATCAGCAATGCCGACTTTATCGTCCCGGTGGAGATAGACGGTACTGTTCATCAG GTGTATGTGCTGAAACGACCCCATGTGGACGAGTTCCTCCAAAAGATGGGGGAGCTGTTTGAATGTGTCCTCTTTACAGCCAGTCTTGCCAAG TATGCAGACCCTGTGGCAGACTTGCTGGATCAGTGGGGCGTGTTCCGAGAGCGACTCTTTAGAGAATCCTGCGTTTTTCACAGAGGGAACTACGTCAAAGACCTCAGTCGGCTGGGACGAGAGCTCAGCAATGTTATCATTGTTGACAATTCGCCCGCCTCTTACATTTTCCACCCAGAAAATGCT GTCCCCGTCCAATCCTGGTTTGACGATATGAATGACACGGAGCTCCTGGAACTGCTGCCTTTCTTCGAGGGACTTAGcaaagaagaagaggtttacggGGTCCTGCAGAATCTGAGAGGCAGGTAG